The DNA window GTGCGGTGGCCGCCGGGAAGCCGGTGAGAACCAGGTCTCCGGGGTGAAGGGTCATGAACGAGCTCAGGTAAACCAGGATCTCGTCCACTTTCCACCCCAGGTCCGCGGTGCTCGCCGTGGCCAGTGCGGAGCCGTTGTGGACGATGCCAATGGGCAGGTCGGCGTCGTCAAGCCCGGTGACGATCCACGGGCCTACCGGCGTAAACGTGTCCCGGCTCTTGGCGCTGAGCCACAGCTCGTCCGATTTCTGCAGGTCCCGGGCCGTCACATCGTTGCCAATCGTGTAACCCAGCACGGCGGTCCGTGCGTTGTCGAGCGTCAGCCGCTTCGCCGCGCGGCCGACGACGACGGCCAGTTCCGCTTCCGGCTCCACCACTCCGACGTCGGCCATCAGTTCGATCGGCTCGCCGGGGCCGATGACGCTGGTGGCGGCCTTGTGGAAGGCCTGTGCCGGCAGGTCGCGGCCAGCCTGTCCGGTGTTGTGGGCCATGCCGAGCACGTTGGCCGGCGCGCTGGGCGCCAGGAACATGAAGTCTTCCTCGCTCACGGTGTCGCCCGGTTCCCATCCGCTGCGCGGCGTGCTGTTCGCGTTGGCTGGCGAACCCCGGAACGGCGAATCGACCACGGTCCAGAGCCGGCCGGCGTCGCTGCCGAAATCAGGGGCGCTGTTGGCGACGAAGAACTGCTCAGGGACTGTGGAGAGCTGGGCGGCGGGCTCGGCAGTAGGGGCGAGCGGGCGTACGCGGGCGATCCGCTGCGGGGCAACTGGGGTCATTCAGCCATCGTATGCGCCGGCGCCGGCCGGGAATGCCCGGGAACGCGTGACGTCAGTAGAGCTCGCCCACCGGGATTTCGACGGCGAGCCTGTTGGCGGGGCCGGCGAGCGGGCACGCCCAGGCCTCGTTGTACGCGCACGACGGGTTGTAGGCGAAGTTGAAGTCGAGCACGAACTGGGCGTCGGGCCCGGAACCGCGCACGCCATGGAAAGCGCCTTTAATGGTGTCCAGCAGGTACCGGCCTGCGCCGTAGCTGCCGCCGGGGCGCCCGGCGGTGGCGTCGCGGAACGGCACGAAGATACCGCCCCCGTAGCCCTGCAGTTTCCAGACCGCCAGCTGTCCCATCTCCGGCAGGTCAAACGTTCCCAGCCGCACGAACCTGACCAGTCCGTCCGTGCCCGTTTCAACGGTCATTTCCCGCCCCGCGCCTTCCTTGGTCAGGGGCACGTGGAATCGGTAGATGGGATCGTAGTCGGCCGTCTTGAGTCCGTAGAAACTCGCCTTGGCCTCGGCCGTCAGGGCCGACGCCGGATGGGTGGCGAACATGCGGTCCCGTTCCTGGCGCCAGTACGCATGGGCTTCATCCGGGCTGTCGGCGGCGATTTTACGGACGGTGTCGT is part of the Arthrobacter sp. KBS0703 genome and encodes:
- a CDS encoding fumarylacetoacetate hydrolase family protein is translated as MTPVAPQRIARVRPLAPTAEPAAQLSTVPEQFFVANSAPDFGSDAGRLWTVVDSPFRGSPANANSTPRSGWEPGDTVSEEDFMFLAPSAPANVLGMAHNTGQAGRDLPAQAFHKAATSVIGPGEPIELMADVGVVEPEAELAVVVGRAAKRLTLDNARTAVLGYTIGNDVTARDLQKSDELWLSAKSRDTFTPVGPWIVTGLDDADLPIGIVHNGSALATASTADLGWKVDEILVYLSSFMTLHPGDLVLTGFPAATAPLRPGDTVTCRVGGIGQLTNPVTAAR
- a CDS encoding DUF1684 domain-containing protein; the protein is MADNELDAAEKTLAGMSAVDIADWRLRTFALYDTVRKIAADSPDEAHAYWRQERDRMFATHPASALTAEAKASFYGLKTADYDPIYRFHVPLTKEGAGREMTVETGTDGLVRFVRLGTFDLPEMGQLAVWKLQGYGGGIFVPFRDATAGRPGGSYGAGRYLLDTIKGAFHGVRGSGPDAQFVLDFNFAYNPSCAYNEAWACPLAGPANRLAVEIPVGELY